The following coding sequences are from one uncultured Bacteroides sp. window:
- a CDS encoding MATE family efflux transporter, translating to MSQGINRLTKGPIHKQLFKLALPIMATSFIQMAYSLTDMAWVGRLGSESVAAIGAVSILTWMAASISLLNKVGAEVSVGQSIGSENMKDARLFASHNVSIALLLSLICGSILFLLAKPIIQIYELEEAITENAISYLKIISTGLPFIFLSAAFTGIYNAAGRSNIPFFISGTGLVINMILDPLFIFQLKLGINGAAYATWISEASVLLLFIYQLRYKDILLDRFPFFTLLYKKHTFRIFKLGLPVTALNLLFAFVNMFLCRTASETGGHIGLMTLTTGGQIEAITWNTSQGFSTALGAFIAQNYAAGNMTRVIKAWHTTLWMTFILGTFTTLLFVFYGNEVFSIFIPEHEAYLSGGEYLRISGYSQLFMMLEITTQGIFYGIGRTLPPAIISIIFNYMRIPLAYLFIRIGMGIDGIWWAISSTCIAKGLILAIWFILIKKKALMYKKT from the coding sequence ATGAGCCAAGGAATAAATAGATTAACTAAAGGTCCTATTCACAAACAACTATTCAAACTAGCCTTGCCTATCATGGCTACTTCTTTTATTCAAATGGCTTATAGTCTTACTGATATGGCATGGGTAGGCAGATTAGGAAGTGAGTCGGTAGCTGCTATAGGAGCGGTAAGCATATTAACATGGATGGCAGCATCTATATCTTTGCTAAATAAAGTTGGAGCCGAAGTCAGTGTTGGGCAATCCATTGGCAGTGAAAACATGAAAGATGCCAGACTATTTGCTTCACATAATGTTTCTATAGCATTATTACTCTCTCTTATATGTGGAAGCATTCTCTTTTTGTTAGCTAAACCTATTATTCAAATATATGAATTAGAAGAGGCAATAACAGAAAATGCCATCTCATATTTAAAGATTATTTCTACCGGACTCCCATTTATTTTCTTATCTGCAGCTTTTACCGGAATATACAATGCTGCAGGAAGAAGCAATATCCCATTTTTTATTAGCGGAACAGGACTAGTCATAAACATGATATTGGACCCGCTTTTCATCTTTCAATTGAAATTAGGAATAAATGGTGCAGCATATGCTACATGGATTTCAGAAGCTTCTGTGCTTCTTTTATTTATATACCAACTTCGCTATAAAGACATCCTTCTAGACAGATTTCCTTTCTTCACTCTACTATATAAAAAACACACTTTTAGAATCTTTAAATTAGGATTACCTGTCACAGCACTCAACCTTCTATTCGCTTTTGTAAATATGTTCCTATGCCGGACAGCTTCCGAAACTGGAGGGCATATCGGATTAATGACTTTAACAACGGGAGGTCAAATAGAAGCTATAACGTGGAATACTTCACAAGGATTCTCAACGGCATTAGGGGCATTCATCGCACAGAATTACGCAGCTGGTAATATGACAAGGGTCATAAAAGCTTGGCATACTACATTATGGATGACCTTCATTTTAGGAACATTTACAACACTATTGTTTGTTTTCTATGGAAATGAAGTTTTTTCTATATTCATACCTGAGCATGAAGCTTATCTTTCAGGAGGAGAATATCTTCGAATCTCAGGCTATTCTCAATTATTCATGATGCTTGAAATTACAACCCAAGGAATATTCTATGGAATTGGTCGCACACTTCCCCCAGCAATAATAAGTATTATCTTTAATTACATGAGAATACCTTTAGCATATCTTTTTATTCGCATAGGAATGGGCATAGATGGTATATGGTGGGCAATTAGCTCTACTTGCATAGCTAAAGGATTAATATTGGCCATCTGGTTTATTCTAATTAAAAAGAAAGCACTCATGTATAAAAAAACATAA
- a CDS encoding sugar phosphate isomerase/epimerase family protein has protein sequence MKFKYALLSIFCLCLVMPIKALNPKKQKKSQHYKIAVCDWMILKRQKIGSFELVRELGGDGVEMDMGGLGKRDSFDNKLRQPYFQKLFKDKSNKYKVEIASIAMSAFYGQSFVNRPNYTELVQDCLNTMKVMKVKVAFLPLGVGCDLNKHPEIRPELVRRLKIIGDMAIRQKVVIGIETSLDAQNEVTLLKEINSKGIKIYYKFQNALEAGRNLYDELRILGKKRICQIHCTDTDGVTLPYNTRLDMNKVKTVLSEIGWSGWLVVERSRDKNDVRNVRQNYGINVEYLKDVFQKK, from the coding sequence ATGAAGTTTAAATATGCCTTGTTGTCTATCTTTTGTTTGTGTCTCGTTATGCCAATTAAGGCCTTGAACCCGAAAAAACAAAAGAAGAGCCAGCATTATAAAATTGCTGTGTGCGATTGGATGATACTAAAACGGCAGAAAATAGGTTCTTTTGAATTAGTAAGAGAACTTGGTGGAGATGGAGTTGAAATGGATATGGGGGGATTAGGCAAAAGAGATTCTTTTGATAATAAGCTTAGGCAACCCTATTTCCAAAAGCTTTTTAAAGATAAATCTAATAAATATAAAGTAGAAATAGCGTCTATTGCAATGTCTGCTTTTTATGGACAATCTTTTGTTAATCGTCCTAATTATACAGAATTAGTGCAAGATTGTCTTAATACTATGAAAGTCATGAAAGTGAAAGTTGCCTTTTTGCCGTTAGGGGTGGGATGCGATCTTAATAAGCATCCTGAAATTCGTCCGGAATTGGTTCGTCGATTGAAAATTATTGGTGATATGGCTATCCGACAAAAAGTTGTTATTGGCATTGAGACCTCACTCGATGCTCAAAATGAAGTTACTTTATTAAAAGAAATCAATTCAAAAGGAATCAAAATCTATTATAAATTTCAAAATGCCTTGGAAGCAGGGCGTAACCTTTATGACGAATTAAGGATTCTTGGTAAAAAACGAATTTGTCAGATCCATTGTACAGATACAGATGGCGTTACTTTGCCTTACAACACTCGTTTAGATATGAATAAAGTGAAGACTGTCCTATCTGAAATAGGCTGGTCTGGATGGTTAGTTGTTGAACGTTCTCGTGATAAAAACGATGTTCGTAATGTGCGGCAGAACTATGGGATAAATGTTGAATATTTGAAAGATGTTTTTCAAAAAAAATAA
- a CDS encoding OmpA family protein yields the protein MKKIKFLALFLSASLIFGSCGTTSNTVRGGAIGAGSGAALGAIIGGIAGKGKGALIGAAIGTAVGGTAGVVIGRKMDKNAAAAAKIDGANVEKITDSNGLSAVKVTFESGILFGFNSSTLSAKSKQSLSDFAGILKSDPTIDIAIIGHTDKVGSYEANQTVSARRAKAVGNYLQICGVSPSQFKSVQGVGYDQYDNTMTADQNRRVEIYMYASEQMIKNAEAGK from the coding sequence ATGAAAAAGATCAAATTTTTAGCATTATTTTTAAGTGCTTCTTTAATATTCGGAAGCTGTGGTACAACAAGTAATACTGTAAGAGGTGGCGCTATCGGAGCCGGTTCAGGAGCAGCACTTGGTGCGATCATAGGTGGGATAGCCGGTAAAGGAAAAGGAGCACTAATTGGTGCAGCTATTGGAACTGCTGTAGGTGGAACTGCTGGAGTTGTTATTGGCCGTAAAATGGATAAGAATGCTGCCGCAGCGGCTAAAATTGATGGAGCAAATGTTGAAAAAATCACAGACTCAAATGGGTTATCTGCTGTAAAAGTGACATTTGAGTCAGGGATTCTTTTTGGCTTTAATTCATCTACCCTAAGCGCTAAATCAAAACAGTCACTAAGTGATTTTGCGGGTATTCTAAAATCAGATCCAACTATTGATATAGCTATCATCGGACACACTGATAAGGTAGGCAGCTATGAAGCAAATCAGACTGTATCTGCAAGACGTGCAAAAGCTGTAGGCAATTATCTACAAATTTGCGGAGTCTCTCCTTCTCAATTCAAATCCGTTCAAGGAGTTGGATATGATCAATATGATAATACGATGACTGCAGATCAAAATCGTCGGGTTGAAATATATATGTATGCTAGCGAACAAATGATTAAAAATGCTGAAGCCGGCAAATAA
- a CDS encoding DUF4992 family lipoprotein has translation MRNKFKIIGGICCLLILLLGVSCADGISDSERFSGGVINTQLESPNADGFSFTVLARTDGSEGVKMTWPVVYGAGGYLLNVTNVDSPLAPIVLVKDSFIDGCSVIFDTKEDTNYKISIKALGNEMLNNKTAESATTLAFSTLIPAVTIPEGRDIAEFIKANLQVSDTEQGFELQGGKTYTLNSVVDFGLNTITFRGDKFNRPIVIVGSEGGLMTQGGLKVKFINFDCTEMIQTGVLTLSDNPSETISTTALGYKEKAGANQDGYVIEKPVIFQDCNFKNVKNSILYGNKKNWSLRDFRINNCILQLNNSGSKPVINLYGGRNGLIKELTIKKSTFYNLSDNSSAYFIRYSNSSNAQPKKIFGKAEDSSTFTISYNTFCKTMNGKDFANNMANTKSLVFNVDHNIFYDTYRINKLLSSQAKRYTEGNTIFGVKKSVDSGDTGKKDTQGNPYAMLEDPNFSGPIDMAFDLSQPHGGVNFKTSAPVASENKSGDPRWSKE, from the coding sequence ATGAGGAATAAATTTAAAATTATTGGCGGAATCTGCTGTCTATTGATACTTCTTCTTGGAGTCTCTTGTGCCGATGGTATAAGCGACAGTGAAAGATTTTCGGGAGGTGTAATAAATACGCAGTTGGAATCGCCAAACGCTGATGGTTTCAGTTTTACAGTATTGGCTAGAACTGATGGTTCAGAAGGAGTGAAAATGACTTGGCCAGTAGTTTACGGTGCAGGCGGCTATTTGTTGAATGTTACGAATGTAGATAGCCCTTTAGCCCCAATTGTGCTAGTGAAGGATAGTTTCATCGATGGTTGTTCTGTGATTTTTGATACAAAGGAAGATACGAATTACAAGATCAGTATAAAAGCCTTAGGCAACGAAATGCTGAATAATAAAACAGCTGAATCTGCAACTACACTTGCATTCTCTACCCTAATTCCGGCAGTAACTATTCCTGAAGGTCGAGACATTGCTGAGTTTATTAAGGCAAATCTTCAAGTTAGTGATACAGAACAAGGCTTTGAATTGCAAGGAGGTAAAACGTACACCTTAAACAGTGTTGTTGATTTTGGTTTGAATACAATAACATTTCGAGGCGATAAATTTAATAGGCCAATAGTGATTGTCGGTTCTGAAGGTGGCTTAATGACTCAAGGTGGATTGAAAGTGAAATTTATTAATTTTGATTGCACGGAAATGATTCAGACTGGTGTCTTAACTTTGAGCGATAATCCTTCAGAAACTATTTCTACAACAGCTTTAGGTTATAAGGAGAAGGCTGGCGCAAATCAAGATGGATATGTTATAGAGAAGCCAGTTATCTTTCAAGATTGCAATTTCAAAAATGTTAAAAACAGTATTCTTTATGGTAATAAGAAAAATTGGAGTTTGCGTGATTTCCGTATTAATAATTGCATTCTTCAATTAAATAACTCAGGATCGAAGCCTGTTATCAATCTTTATGGAGGTAGAAATGGTTTGATTAAAGAGCTAACGATAAAGAAAAGTACTTTTTATAATTTGAGTGATAATAGTTCCGCATATTTTATTCGCTATAGTAATTCAAGTAATGCGCAGCCAAAGAAAATATTTGGAAAAGCCGAAGATTCTTCAACTTTTACTATTTCATATAATACATTTTGTAAAACTATGAATGGAAAGGATTTTGCTAATAACATGGCCAACACCAAATCATTAGTTTTTAATGTTGATCATAATATATTTTACGATACTTATCGGATAAACAAGTTGCTTTCTTCACAAGCTAAGAGATATACAGAAGGTAACACAATCTTTGGTGTTAAAAAATCAGTAGATTCAGGTGATACAGGTAAGAAAGATACTCAGGGTAATCCTTATGCAATGCTTGAAGATCCAAATTTTTCTGGACCCATAGATATGGCATTTGATTTAAGTCAACCTCACGGTGGGGTGAACTTTAAAACATCAGCTCCTGTTGCTAGCGAGAATAAAAGTGGGGATCCCCGTTGGTCTAAAGAATAG